TGGTCGTGGTCGTGCCGAACTACCGCGTCGGTCCGCTGGGCTTTCTAGGCAGCCGCGTGGGGACGAGTTTTCCCGAAAACTTGGGCCTGCACGACCAGCGGCTGGCGCTCGAATGGACGCGAGACAACATCGACTCCTTCGGCGGCAGCGCGTCGCATCTAGTGCTGGCGGGCCACGACGCCGGCGCGACGTCCCTGGGCTACCACCTGTTCAGCGGAGACACGGCGTTCTGGACGCAGGACGTGGATCGCTTCATACTCCAGAGCGGAGGACCCTTCCACAGGTGAGACGAGGAAAGGCCCCGGCGTGCAATACGTAACACATTCGTTTCTGTGTACGTGGTATTGTCTTTATGTGACTCCTAGCAGCGCAAGGAGTAATGAGCCATCAACTGCGGCCTATACGCCTCTACGTCGTTCCGGTGCTTGAGAAGCCTGCTGTTCAGCGGCATCATAGATATACAGCGCGTCGTCGCTGAAGTCCTCTATGGGCTGGCATCCAACAAAGGAGGAGCCGAGAGTGATGTAGCAGAAGGTGCTAGCGTTCTTCTCACAGACGTGCGTTGCAGAAATGGAGCAATTACCACATGTCAGGCTGCAGCCTTCTTCCACATTTCAGAAGACTATAGACGCAGGGCTAGAAAAGAACTGCGGTGGAGCCGATCTCACGATGACtctcgacggtaatgcgttagcattaaatCATCATAACGACACACCCTATTATTGCCGCCGTctaaacgagttatgtatgaaaCGTATAGTCCAGCGGGAAGCTTCCCTAAGAACACGCGATGTCATCTAGCGCCGCCCCTGCGAAACCTTCgggtggcctccgaaatgcgtggcgcaCCGGCGCGtgtgaacgctgagaaacgcgccCCTATGCGGctaccgggctcctctctcgcgctttgtGAACAAgctgcgccatctggtgacgCCGCCGAGAAGTCCACGCGCGgactccgagacgagaagcgtgtcgTGCCAGTGCGTGCGAGCCCTGAGAactgttccctcgcttgccgcacacccagtATCGCATACCCGAGTTGGCGAGAGATTCACTGAATAGCGGCGCATGCCCAGTGTATTCATgccgcagctcgctaaagcgtcgGCTCGAAAGTCGTTCATTGAAAAGGGGCATatatacccagtgcatttgtggcgcagcctgctagttggcatcgggttgctgtccttaaGGAACCTGTGCGACGAGGGTGATATGACGCCTGCAGaatcggagaaatttaagggatcttttttgtcattgtagagctACTACCTACTACTGTAGAGTCATTGTAGAGATACCTACTAGCACATATACCCAGTGACCTAGTTGGCAGCAACGAGGTCCATCGAAGATCAGCGTGCACGAATCAATTAGCAAATACGTACAGGTggctactaatttgctattgcaatcgatgcttcgcctttcgggtgaagcCCAGGCTTCTTTTCGAACACACAATAATGACTCAGTAAACTTGACCGTATATACGTTGTGTTCGACCTACGCACCGTCGCTCGCGCAGCTACGAAGGACAGAACGTGGAAGGAGCCCGTCAGCTGATCGCCAGCCTGCGTTGCCCCGGCGACATGTCGTCCGAGGTGACGCTCGGCTGCCTCCAGAGAGCGCACGCGGATGCGATCGCCCGAAGTCCTATCGCGCCCAGTTTCGTGCCAGTCTTCGGCAGGGAGCCGCTTCCGAGACCTCAGCCGCTGGATGCGCGGGACAAGTCTATCAAGGTTCGAGAGCGAAGCCCGGATGGGGCCCGTCTGCTGTTCCTACACGCCTCCCATTGAAAAAATTCATTTTGTGTTTTTCAATGCTATAGCAAGTATTTTGGCGATGGgaatagctataggggcttgttggtacggcatatcttattttgttgtagcgcaagctgaacaaggacagcagaaaggcacatctgacacacataGTGCTGTGTGTgccagatgtgcctttctgttgtccttgctcagcttgcgctacaacaaaataagtaTCTTGGCAGTTGCCTGCTAAACATGACACATTAGTAAatacggcggcggcggcggcggtgccgCAGCTGCTTACTCAAATTTAAGACATTTAAGACAGGCGTATACGTTTATCTATGGGTCAAATACGCGCAGCGGACCCcgatcatgagaacgaaatttacagaagaataaaaatgggtttgagtgcatacggcaggcattactaaatcctGACTATAGGAGCGTATATGGTTCGTTGAAAGGAAACGTCAACACACAATCATCGCATTTTAACGGTTCTAACATAGGGTGCAGAAACTTGAAGGTTAAGGAAAAAGCTctagaataagttaaggaccacgcaaagagcgatggaacgagacATGTTTTTAAGAATTTAAgctatgtggttttacgtgccagaaccacgatctgattatgaggcagggcGTAGTGGGggtataattttgaccatctggggttctttaacgggcgactagatctaagtacactggtgttcttgcatttcgccttcatcgaaatgcggtcgccgtggccgcgatttgattccacgacctcgtgcttagcagcgcaacaccaaagccattcGCGCTGTTTATACTGCTACTTATACGGTCCCCGCCTTGACTCTTCATCCCTTCGTGGATGGTATGGAACAACGTTTGGAACTCAACTACCCGGGTTACCAAACAAGGTCTCCAAAGCGTTAGCACACGAACGGGCCCCATATGTCGGCGCAACACCTCTGCAGGCGACCGGTCTCAAGGGGAAGCAGTTCCTGCTGGGTCGCGTGGCGTGCGAGGGCGCCTACCCGTGGTTCGTCGAGCAGCGCCACACGGGCGCGGGCGACCCGCAGCAGATCGCCACCCTGCTACTGGGCCACAAGGAGGTCCGGCGCTGGCAGAACGACTCGGGCGTACATCGAGGCCGCATCCTTCTCGAGCGCTGGCAGAACGCCACGGGCATCAGCCTGAGCCTGGACCCCGGACGCAGAACCTACCAGGAGGCCGTTGGGGACATCCTGGTACGGAACCGCGCATCAACGTCACGTCACGTCATCAACGTCACGAAACGTCACGCGCATTCTGCTGCCACGTGACCACGCGCTTCTAAGTGCTTCTAAGTAATAGCACATAACGCCTTCTGgtaacgaaaccgaaactgcttCGTAGAAAAGCTGTAATAGTAATTTATCTACGGCGCTCTGGGAGAGTTCGCAAATACTccacgcagtgaaagctgtcaaaacagcgaagtTGGTGTTCGTTTTCCCAATTAGAACTCGTGTCTAGCGTGATTTTCATGAAAGTAGTTTGTCTCGTCGTCgtcattttgctagattcgagcttcggttccggattgcgcacacACTGCAATTGCGTGAGGCTGTGAGCAAACCACGGTCGAGGAATGCTCTCTTGAACGGTCCATCGTCGCCCTCCGGGAgaggaatctctctgcgtcgacgtATCTGCTAAGCCTCTCTTCAAGTTAGGGGTATGCTGTTAGCTTGCCTTTAATTGCTTTCGCTTGGCTTGGGTTGTCTTCTCCTGAAAGTGGGGGTTAGCTTGCCTCCACCGGTGCTTGGCTTGTGCTTGTCGCTCTTGAAGCGCGTGATTTGCAcgctacgcacgcacgcacacacacacacaaactttagCCATgcagcagagtataaaaatatgCCGTTGCACGTAGAccacgcgaccaaatgcatgttgccgACTATTATATGTAGTAAGTCACACTATCTTTTTTTAGATTAGATTTAGATTATTtagccaacttctgaagcaactaaattaagcaaaaaaaaaaatccaatcagaaagttgtagagcgctttgcaaaacgtccgactgaacagtttctaactttctatttATTAGGTATAAGTGTTCTTCCGGTTAttgcagatgcccgcgaaatacaaaaaatatatatatacaccacgtgacatgcccgcttgcttGGGTTtcatgaacaagaaaaaaaaaacaaaacgaaaaattcAATAACGTGGCGTCAGTACTACGACAGACCTACGGTGCTTGTTACTACTTAAACTATTCCTCGCGTCCTTCAGCCACTCTGCTGCGCGACTCGCAGGAAGTGTGCCCGATGTCCGAGCTCGCCGAGCAGCTGTACGCGTGGCACAACCGGGTGCACGCGTACGAGCTCGGCTACCGGCCCAGTTACTCCAGCTGGCCCAGCGAGACCGCCGCCGTCCACTTCGAAGACATGGAGCTCGTGTTCGGCATGCCGCTGAGGCCCGGCGTGGCGTCCAGCGACCTGGACAAAGCCTGGTCGCGCACCATGATCCACGTGTGGGCAACGTTCGCGCGAACCGGGTATGACGCAGCAACCAACACAGCTGCTATCCAATAATTCGCGTGGCTTGGCTATGAACGGAAACGCCGCTTTAGCTGGTCAAGCGTTTGTGCGAATAACATATCCCGGTCAGCAATGTGCCTTCCCTTCCAAAAATTGAAAAGCGTTTTTCACTCGTTTTACAACAACCGGATCCATAGTTTCAGAAAGGCAACGGTGCTCTTCAATATTCAGTGGCGGCTTCGAAACTGGCCTCGCGTTCGGGAACGTGAAGCCTTATTagtcaggtgacagagaaattgTGGCTTCATCATGACATACTCTCGCCACAATGAACGGATATTGCAAAGAAGGgataaggcgtgcagacagggacacaagagaagtgggcaacacgaacgccgactatcaactgtcccctcctcttctcttgtgtccctgtctgcacgccttgcCCCTTCttcgcataatgaatccttaccaactagctcagctttctgttgttctgaACGGATATTGCCTCTTTCAAACACTTCCAAGATTCGTGAATCGTCAGTTCATCTCGTTCACTATTACTGCGCACTATTACCCGCACGCTTGCACAGTATTTCACGTCAACCTCGTGACAGTTCTGATATATGCTGCCTTCTGCACtgaccaaggaggttaaagaaaaacggCTGGAGTGAACGGAGCGCCCGTCGAGTGAAGCCGCCGCGTCACCATCTTGCGGGGGGCAAAAGCACGCCAGTCGCCGCAGCTTGTGTGTTTCGGGTCGTCGTATCTTGCCACGCGGTGCTGTGCCGATCCCAAAATGTGCTAGCGCAACGGGGTGTCTTTAAATTGACGTATAAGCAGTTGGCATTATTCTTCCCGTTTAGATAAACTTGGATATAAGCACTGCCTTGCtctagaataaagaaaaatatttcagACTAATAAAGACCGCCACCAAAGTTCCGAGAAGCCTCCAGACAATGGGATGCTAAGGCACCGGCAACACCCGACGATAATTAAGCTAATAATGAGTACATGCGTTTGTTGCATGTACTGCTATTTCTCATGCTACAGCTTCAGCTTTTACTTGCATATTGTTCTGACAGCTTTCCTGATTGATCAGTTTCTACACTGCATTAAAGAAAGTGAATAAATGCTAATTATTGCGCGAATTTTTTTTCCCTACTTTGCGGCAGCTGCATATTGGTGCCGATAAAATGGGAAAATGTCTTAGTATTCGGATATCTGCTATCCGGAGACCTCCTATATGGCTCGCCTCATGGTCCACAGTGTTGCATTAGAAGACGAAAATCCGTTAAGCGATTAAAAACCGCTGGAAAAGTCGGCGAACAGAAGCTGGGAAGCTCTTGCAGGCCGCTTCTTGCCCCTCGCAAGATGGCCTCCGCCGGCTTCCCCCGACTTCCACGCGCGCCGGGTTCGCGCAACGCCGCTCCACGCTATGGATCATGACCACATCGATTGATCTGTGCGATGCAGACAGCGCAGCGATGGATGGCAAATCGGCCAAGTCCGAACTCATCCATGATATGTGTATGTCTTTTCGTTCTGCCCTGTGTTGCCAGACGTTGGCTTTCCGCCGTCGAGTTACGTCTGCTCGAGGGCGTGGCTACGCGCGTTCAGCCTCCGAGTTTTCAGCCCCGATTTGTCGAACTGCAAAGGCCGGGAGAGGCACAATTTTCAAGGCCTAAACGCTGCCTTGGCACGAAGGACAGCTCGCTTGAGTTCCCCTGTCGCGGTGAGCCGCCTAAATCTAACGGCAGAAAATTTAGTTAACAAATTTAGTTAAGTAGCGCATAATTAATTACTAAGTCACAACCGTCTTCTGACGTCCACCACCACTAACACCGCGGTTCAGATGGAACTATACTCCTATTTCGAAAATCCTATTTACAGTACTTAGTCTGCGGTGAAAAACCCGATACACAGGGACACTAATGCAACAACACTGATAGCGCCATCTTGTGACACAGTTTAACTAAGCAGTAACCTCTATATTCTACGTAACTGTCGGGTGTAAGGCATGAGTAGAGACAACCATTACCACAGTCCTTTTTGTCAGTTTCGTTCGGCAATACTGATACAACAGACAGAGATATGTCCTTACTGGGGTCGAGGGGGCACAAAAACATTGAAACACGTAGTTGGACAAAGTGTAACATGATGCAACTACCAGTTTTACagcatataccgtatttactataaaattttttttctctcgtataTAATAATTTTGAGAATTTCCTTTTTGCCCCCTCGACTATGGCTGCGTTAAAGTCCTAAGCTAGCATTATAACCGCAATACATTTTTTCTCTTAAGCATGCAAATTCCCACCTCGCGTTATACTCATTAAATTGGGTATTTGTCGTCCGAGGTCCATGCACTCTCTATAGTAATACATTTACAGCCAAGCTGCCACTGGGTGCACAATACTGTGTTGCGAGATCCTCGTCTGGAGTTTAGTTATGTAATTTGCAATGTCCTACACGAAGCTCATCTCAACTCAAACTCTACAAGGCCATCAACTTAGGTCGAATGGCTGCCCTTACTTGGTCAGGAAGAAATTCGAGGTGCTTACGGTAACGTTTGAAGCAGTCCTGAGAAATACTCAAGGACTGGCAACCCTACTCGCAATGCAGACCACAGTTCAAAGACAACCAAAGAGTAATGCTGCAGGATATGCCTGTAAAGCCTGTGGAACCAAAACATGGCACAGGCATCCAAAATTGTCTCATGTGCAGCGTGGACAGACTCAGTAATGCacagtcctttttttctttctctgaccTCTTCTGCAACATACTACTATTCTGGAATTCCGTACTGTGGAATCTCTTACAAAAAACAACGAAAACACTACATGAAGTGTTTAACGAAACCTCAGCCGATCTATTGTACAAATGCACTTAAGCAACACTATACAAGCAGATGAAGTGCATCGCCAATGAGAAACTAAAGATAGCAACGGAATCAAAGTATTGTCAACGAGCTAACTTTGTCAGTGGCTGCTTTTACAGGAAATGTGCAGACGAGCAGAGCTTGTCCAGGCCACAGAAGGGGTTAAAGTGTCCGCGAGTGTGAGAAAACTTTCCGGTTTCCAGTGCCAGTGGCTCACAAACTTTTTATCTCCTTAACTAGCATGCATTGTCGCATCTCTCTTTCAGCCAGCCGCCTGCTGTGCACAATATGAGCTGGCCCAGGTACGACTCCACCCTGCATACCATAATGAAGCTGGGTCCCCAAGACGTCACCGAGCAAACCGAAACGAAGCGGACGCGCTGCAACCTTATGCGAGACACCAGTGTGCCGTAATGAGCGACTTCACACTCGAGTGTGAAGTCGCTTTCACCCTCTACTACATGCTcttcacattttttttaatatctggTCTGCCCTGAAGTCGTACTTGCCTCACAAGCTAGCCACTTAAGTTCTTTATTGTATAACGTACGTTTCTTTAATATGTAGTCAATGTTCGGATGCAAACGAATTGTCAAATGAAATATACCTATTGAAATCATTCTTTCAACAAAAGGCATGCAAGTTATTTACCATTCAATAGACACTGCTGCCGACTTCCACTGCTGCAATGCAACAATATTTGTGTCAAAATTGCGTCATTGTGCCATCTGTAGTGCCTCTTCAGTACGTCACATCGACATTTGCCGCACTGTCCGAGCCATCACAGCCTATACGACATCTGTACATAAATAATTTTGCGTTTCCTTGTAATAGCCAACACTTACGCTGTTAACAACTGATAGAAGTACATGCGCAGATTTCAAAATTCAAGTGTCGAATCGGGTGCCTACAGTGATGTGTCGCATTCTGCACTGTGCACTGATATCAGATGTTTGTTTTACCGAGACCCTTGTGCGGGAAATGCTTGACCACCTGCGTGGCACTggccacttgctgaaatggtgaCACCAAGGTGAAGCCAGACTCTAGTTTGACATGTTCCTTGTATTCCTGCCTGCGTTTGCACGTTCACTCTTATTAGTTTAGTTTGGCACTAGTTTGCACACCAGATCCACCTTGCAAGTCGTTTTTTACATGTTAGCATTAGGTGTGTCAAAGCAGCAAAAAGTGTGTGTTTGAAGCAGACCAAGAGGCAGGCCATGTGTCGAGTAAGCTCCTGAACAAAGCTTTGCAATAGGATGAATGCGGTTTAAACCATGGATCCAGGGTCTCAAAGAGGTGCGGTGCAATGCCTAACACATTTCtcttacatttatttatttttacatactgcagtCCCTCttgggctatagcaggagtggggaTAACATCACGTGTCAACTGTGGACAAAAAGTTGGTCTTGGGGCAATGAACGAACATATCTggtagagtagtttgctgggccagttggtgcatggtgaacgtataatgttttccagcaagtacggacgcgagcacaagtagagacaagacaggacaacgctgggaAATGCGTTCCAACGTTCAATTCAACGTTCGAACGTTGAATTCTTGAGTGGCGAAAAATATGCTTATACATGTCAGTTCTAGATTGCACTAGCAAAAGATTTAGGTTGTGAGAgctaagggtgcgggaaggatcagTAAATATGTATTTATCCAAGCAGGTACAGCATGGAGAGTTAAAGTTTGCAGGAACTTTACGCTTTCGTTGTGGCGATGTGTTGCCAGAGCGGTTAGGTTGAGATTAGAGAGGATGGCAGAAGGTGAAAAATCCCTGCCGTAGCGACAGtagataaaacgaacagcttCCTTTTGTATGGACTCAATCTCGTTTTTATGAAAATAGTTCCAAATTATAGATTCATAATCCAAGGATTGGGTGGATTAGTGTTTTGTATGCTAGcagtttagtttcttgaggagACACACAAAGGGTGTGTTGGAGATAGCATAGAGTTTTTTGTTATTTAGCACATATTACTTCAATATGCTTGCTCCAAGATAAGCTGCAAGAGAATAAGAGTCCGAGGTACTTATATTCTGGTACTTATAGTAGAGAGGAGATATTGAAAGCATACGAGAAAATGGAAGGAGTTAAGCCCCTAATGAATGTCATTGAAACAGTTTTGGTGAAGTTTATAATCATCTGGCAAGTGAGCAAAAGTGTGAGAATGCGTCAAGAACAGTGTGATCTCCAGAAGAGTTAATATTGTGGTAGAGGATGCAATCGCAGCACAGAGACATATATTAGTAATTATATTTTTACTATTCTTAACGTACTGCTAAATCACCACTGAATTTCTCTTGTTTTACTGCAATGACAAATCAATCAGTGGCAATTGTGAGAGGAATCCAACAATCTCATTTATCTCTATCTATCTGGACTATCTAAGATTGTATATGAGCGTTGTGAAACAAAGTACCGTATAATAGCAGTAACCATGAGTGGGCAACATGTGAAGTATTAGTGGCCCTGGTGTGAACTGAAATCAGCACCGTGTGCAAGGCGAATAAAACCCACGAATGAACCGTAGCCAATTTTGAGACAAGGCACAGGATAGGGACGATAATCAGTGTGCCGTAAAATAAAGCATGCAAATTACACACATGGAAGAAAAGCAAAGTAAAAGGGCGCTGGCTGCAGTGCCC
This genomic window from Dermacentor albipictus isolate Rhodes 1998 colony chromosome 9, USDA_Dalb.pri_finalv2, whole genome shotgun sequence contains:
- the LOC135917326 gene encoding acetylcholinesterase-like isoform X3 — translated: MKEVGSPTEAFDTSYDTAWPTLSGSGRKRGKTSKTRHPFVKHHDEAPSVPPFSPSWPGQEPPHVTSPEQPAPSAHTDEPANEAPKEPASKVTAGAETAKSREEECSISSAVATFLRAGKDGGGQEECGKPTSGTSEAAPGIAEPPKKLSTESHDKAEQRTCICGPKTKILLLTVAGVTLVIIATAVVTAVKNSSPRDDPVISGHFGAVRGQRLVVSDQDHQWTVHAFLGVPFAKAPRGELRFKPPQPLTAPVGKDQREDSVTRTLDTWTKRPPCPQQDFYLGHLAVNTSNATEDCLHLNIWAPPSSCGATEEQEACQLRTVLFFLYGAAFQNGGNNFELYDGRYLSALGNLVVVVPNYRVGPLGFLGSRVGTSFPENLGLHDQRLALEWTRDNIDSFGGSASHLVLAGHDAGATSLGYHLFSGDTAFWTQDVDRFILQSGGPFHSYEGQNVEGARQLIASLRCPGDMSSEVTLGCLQRAHADAIARSPIAPSFVPVFGREPLPRPQPLDARDKSIKATGLKGKQFLLGRVACEGAYPWFVEQRHTGAGDPQQIATLLLGHKEVRRWQNDSGVHRGRILLERWQNATGISLSLDPGRRTYQEAVGDILEVCPMSELAEQLYAWHNRVHAYELGYRPSYSSWPSETAAVHFEDMELVFGMPLRPGVASSDLDKAWSRTMIHVWATFARTGQPPAVHNMSWPRYDSTLHTIMKLGPQDVTEQTETKRTRCNLMRDTSVP
- the LOC135917326 gene encoding uncharacterized protein isoform X2 yields the protein MKEVGSPTEAFDTSYDTAWPTLSGSGRKRGKTRHPFVKHHDEAPSVPPFSPSWPGQEPPHVTSPEQPAPSAHTDEPANEAPKEPASKVTAGAETAKSREEECSISSAVATFLRAGKDGGGQEECGKPTSGTSEAAPGIAEPPKKLSTESHDKAEQRTCICGPKTKILLLTVAGVTLVIIATAVVTAVKNSSPRDDPVISGHFGAVRGQRLVVSDQDHQWTVHAFLGVPFAKAPRGELRFKPPQPLTAPVGKDQREDSVTRTLDTWTKRPPCPQQDFYLGHLAVNTSNATEDCLHLNIWAPPSSCGATEEQEACQLRTVLFFLYGAAFQNGGNNFEARPHALRRPIPVRPWQPGRGRAELPRRSAGLSRQPRGDEFSRKLGPARPAAGARMDARQHRLLRRQRVASSAGGPRRRRDVPGLPPVQRRHGVLDAGRGSLHTPERRTLPQLRRTERGRSPSADRQPALPRRHVVRGDARLPPESARGCDRPKSYRAQFRASLRQGAASETSAAGCAGQVYQGDRSQGEAVPAGSRGVRGRLPVVRRAAPHGRGRPAADRHPATGPQGGPALAERLGRTSRPHPSRALAERHGHQPEPGPRTQNLPGGRWGHPGSVPDVRARRAAVRVAQPGARVRARLPAQLLQLAQRDRRRPLRRHGARVRHAAEARRGVQRPGQSLVAHHDPRVGNVRANRPAACCAQYELAQVRLHPAYHNEAGSPRRHRANRNEADALQPYARHQCAVMSDFTLECEVAFTLYYMLFTFFLISGLP
- the LOC135917326 gene encoding uncharacterized protein isoform X1 — its product is MKEVGSPTEAFDTSYDTAWPTLSGSGRKRGKTSKTRHPFVKHHDEAPSVPPFSPSWPGQEPPHVTSPEQPAPSAHTDEPANEAPKEPASKVTAGAETAKSREEECSISSAVATFLRAGKDGGGQEECGKPTSGTSEAAPGIAEPPKKLSTESHDKAEQRTCICGPKTKILLLTVAGVTLVIIATAVVTAVKNSSPRDDPVISGHFGAVRGQRLVVSDQDHQWTVHAFLGVPFAKAPRGELRFKPPQPLTAPVGKDQREDSVTRTLDTWTKRPPCPQQDFYLGHLAVNTSNATEDCLHLNIWAPPSSCGATEEQEACQLRTVLFFLYGAAFQNGGNNFEARPHALRRPIPVRPWQPGRGRAELPRRSAGLSRQPRGDEFSRKLGPARPAAGARMDARQHRLLRRQRVASSAGGPRRRRDVPGLPPVQRRHGVLDAGRGSLHTPERRTLPQLRRTERGRSPSADRQPALPRRHVVRGDARLPPESARGCDRPKSYRAQFRASLRQGAASETSAAGCAGQVYQGDRSQGEAVPAGSRGVRGRLPVVRRAAPHGRGRPAADRHPATGPQGGPALAERLGRTSRPHPSRALAERHGHQPEPGPRTQNLPGGRWGHPGSVPDVRARRAAVRVAQPGARVRARLPAQLLQLAQRDRRRPLRRHGARVRHAAEARRGVQRPGQSLVAHHDPRVGNVRANRPAACCAQYELAQVRLHPAYHNEAGSPRRHRANRNEADALQPYARHQCAVMSDFTLECEVAFTLYYMLFTFFLISGLP